CCAGCGAGCCGGATCGTTGTCGAAGCGCTCCTTCATCCGCGCATCCTCGGGTCGAGGGCGTCGCGAATGCCGTCGCCGATCAGGTTGAAGCAGACCACGGTCGAAAGGATCGCAACGCCGGGGAAGGTCGAAATCCACCAGTGGTTCAAGAGGCTGTCGCGCCCCTCGTTGATGATGTTGCCCCAGCTCGGCGTGGGCGGCTGGACGCCGAGGCCAAGGAAGGAGAGACCCGCCTCCGTGAGAATGATGCTGCCGATGCGGAGCGTGGCGGCCACGATCACCGGCGTGAGCGTGTTGGGCAGCAGATGGCGGAAGATGATGCGGCCGTTCGAGAGGCCGAGCGACCTGGCCGCGAGGATGAACTCCTGCTCCTTGAGCGAGAGCACCTGGCCACGCACGATTCGCGCCACGCCCATCCAGCCAGTGAACGAGAGCGTGATGACGATCAGGTAGATCGAGTTGCCGAAGGTGGCGATAATGATGAGAATCAGAAACAGCGCCGGGAAGGCGATGAGCACATCGACGATCCTCATGAGCGTGTTGTCAATCCAGCCGCCGAAATAGCCCGACGAGATGCCGATCACCGTGCCGAGCGAGACCGAGATGAGCACGACGAGAAAGCCGATGGAGAGCGAGATTCGCGAGCCGTAGAGCACGCGGCTGAAGATATCACGCCCATATTGGTCGGTGCCGAGCAGGAAGGTTTTGGTGACGGCGTACTCCGGTTTGGCGCTCGACCCGGAAACATTGACGAGGTCGGCGAGCGGAATGCTTTTCTCCCGCATCCCCTGCCGGTAGAACACCTCGCTGCCCTCGACGCGGTAGCTGTTGACGAACTTCAGGCTGTGCGTCAGGTTTCGCGCACGGAGCTTCTGGCTGTCGAGAATCAACGTGTTGGCCGCTCTGGAGGTCATGTCGCTGCCGGGTCTGAGCGGAATGACCACCGTCCGCTGCTGGCGCAATACCAGCGCGTCGAGGCGGGTAAGCGGCGGCTGATAGGCGGTAACGAGAAAATCCTGCTGATCATACGGGCTGAACGGCGAGAGCAGCGGCGCGAGGAAGGCGACCGAATAGAGCACGAAGATCACCATCGAGGCCGCCACCGAAATGCCGTTGCGCTTGAAGGAGATCATGCCGAGCTGCCACAGGCTCGCTTCGCCCGATTGAGATTCATCGTTCTCCCGGAGTGCCTTGTGGTACGAACGCACGGAAAAGCGCAGGAGCAGGAATGGAACAACCAGAAGGAAGAGCGCGGCAATCCAGAATTCGAGCGTTTCAGGAGTGAATATCTGGCTCAGATCAGTGCGCGATAGAAATAGCAGCGTCAAACCGGCGGCCATCGAGCGGAAGCTGATGACGACGAGATCGAAACGCGCGACGAAAAGGGCGAGAAACGCCGCCGTCGCCAAAAGGTAAAAGAGGCCAAGTGAGCGTTTGCCCGCGCTCAGAAGGCCGAGTCCCGGCACGATGCGGTACATCGCCGGCATGGATGACTTATTCGCTCGTTGCGCAACCATCGGGAACAGGTGAATTGACATGTCTCAAAGTACCTAAAAAACGACACTTGCCGCACGGTTACAAACCGCGATCCGAAAAAAAAGCCGCCTCTTCGAAAAAAGGCGGCTCGATCTCATTTCGCAAACCGTTCGATGGCGAATCAGGCCTCAGCGGCTCCTTCGGCGGAGGCTTCAGCCTCTTTCCTCGGGGCGGAGACTGAAACCACGGAGGCTTCAGCATCGCCGAGAATCTGGATGCCTTCCGGCGCGACGGCCTGAAGATCGCGGATATGCAGCGTCTGGCCCAGTTCGAGAGCGGAGACCTCGATGGTGAAGTGCTCCGGCATGGCTTCCGGCCTGCCCTTCAGGGTCAGCGTGTGCACGTTGATCTGGA
This genomic window from Chlorobaculum limnaeum contains:
- a CDS encoding ABC transporter permease: MVAQRANKSSMPAMYRIVPGLGLLSAGKRSLGLFYLLATAAFLALFVARFDLVVISFRSMAAGLTLLFLSRTDLSQIFTPETLEFWIAALFLLVVPFLLLRFSVRSYHKALRENDESQSGEASLWQLGMISFKRNGISVAASMVIFVLYSVAFLAPLLSPFSPYDQQDFLVTAYQPPLTRLDALVLRQQRTVVIPLRPGSDMTSRAANTLILDSQKLRARNLTHSLKFVNSYRVEGSEVFYRQGMREKSIPLADLVNVSGSSAKPEYAVTKTFLLGTDQYGRDIFSRVLYGSRISLSIGFLVVLISVSLGTVIGISSGYFGGWIDNTLMRIVDVLIAFPALFLILIIIATFGNSIYLIVITLSFTGWMGVARIVRGQVLSLKEQEFILAARSLGLSNGRIIFRHLLPNTLTPVIVAATLRIGSIILTEAGLSFLGLGVQPPTPSWGNIINEGRDSLLNHWWISTFPGVAILSTVVCFNLIGDGIRDALDPRMRG